The following proteins come from a genomic window of Chanos chanos chromosome 15, fChaCha1.1, whole genome shotgun sequence:
- the b3glctb gene encoding beta-1,3-glucosyltransferase: MVLMGDVVFVVQSQRNPYHTRRAEQRREAILHQAQSQQQSSPAVLLLHELSESDENWGILPALPHLSTHCGGRSWIFFLDEETNVHLQRLIQTLGRFDAQQEWFLGRCLHDDEPTIIHHFAFSDNPSIFRFPDFVAGWALSCPLVKRLAEAISQEPPRSDFTIDLKHEIALYIWAEGRGPALTCVRELCPALSDSPHAGSCATAVTRHQPSCGEPVRREDVFVAVKTCQRFHSDRVTVVKRTWEKDAAFLEYYSDVSDPTIPTVDLGVPNTERGHCAKTFAILQRFGSGSVSHADWLLIVDDDTLISLPRLRRLLSCYDPREAVSLGDRYGYGLSQGGYSYITGGGGMVFSREAVLRLLSSGCGCYSADAPDDMVLGVCLKQLGLTVTHSSLFHQARPSDYPREILTRQMSISFHKHWNIDPVTVYQQWLMDREDWTQGGEAREEL, from the exons ATGGTTCTGATGG GGGACGTGGTGTTTGTGGTGCAGAGCCAGAGGAACCCATACCACACACGGCgggcagagcagaggagagaagccATCCTCCATCAGGCACAAAGCCAACAGCAG AGTTCGCCCGCTGTTTTGCTTCTCCACGAGTTGTCCGAGTCTGATGAAAACTGGGGGATTCTCCCGGCGTTACCTCA CTTGAGCACCCACTGTGGTGGAAGatcatggatttttttcttggaTGAGGAGACCAACGTGCATCTCCAGAGGCTGATCCAGACCCTGGGCCGGTTTGATGCCCAACAG gAATGGTTCCTCGGTCGGTGTCTCCATGACGACGAGCCTACCATCATACACCACTTTGCCTTCTCCGATAACCCCTCCATCTTCCGCTTCCCCGACTTTGTGGCCGGCTGGGCCCTGAGCTGCCCGCTGGTCAAGAG ACTCGCCGAGGCCATCAGTCAGGAGCCCCCCAGATCTGACTTTACCATCGACCTCAAACATGAG ATTGCTCTGTACATCTGGGCTGAGGGAAGAGGACCCGCTCTGACCTGTGTGAGGGAGCTTTGCCCCGCCCTGAGTGACTCTCCACACGCTGGCTCCTGTGCCACCGCTGTCACCAGGCATCAGCCCTCCTGt ggaGAGCCAGTGAGAAGGGAGGACGTTTTTGTCGCAGTGAAAACCTGCCAGAGATTCCACTCAGATAGAG TTACGGTGGTTAAGAGGACCTGGGAAAAAGATGCTGCCTTTTTGGAGTACTACAGTGATGTTTCTGACCCCACAATACCAACTGTTGATTTAGGAGTTCCCAACACTGAGAGAG GACACTGTGCAAAAACGTTCGCCATCCTTCAGCGCTTTGGCAGTGGTTCTGTGAGTCATGCTGATTGGTTACTCATTGTGGATGATGACACGCTCATCAg CTTGCCCAGACTGAGGAGACTGTTGAGTTGCTACGATCCCCGGGAGGCAGTTAGCCTTGGAGATCGCTATGGTTACGGCCTGAGCCAGGGCGGTTACAGCTACATCACAGGCGGAGGAGG GATGGTGTTCAGTAGAGAGGCGGTGCTCAGGCTTCTGTCCAGCGGCTGTGGCTGTTACAGTGCCGATGCTCCAGATGACATGGTTCTGGGGGTGTGTCTGAAACAACTGGGCTTAACAGTGACTCACAGTTCACTTTTTCACCAG GCACGACCCAGCGATTACCCGCGGGAGATCTTGACACGGCAAATGTCGATCTCCTTCCACAAACACTGGAACATCGACCCTGTTACAGTGTACCAGCAGTGGCTGATGGACAGGGAGGACTGGACACAGGGAGGGGAGGCCAGAGAGGAGTTATAG